One Misgurnus anguillicaudatus chromosome 19, ASM2758022v2, whole genome shotgun sequence genomic region harbors:
- the LOC129436730 gene encoding uncharacterized protein: protein MNQLPYIGGCLPLFIMAIVFDITGLILLLFGIFGDARKRGVFYGDFLIHSGALILFASLGFWLMWYIGNIRVAEESLERRSSAAHSVKNLARKLTERLSKTQQQNDSGGKPAGKASTLRNVTFGKSSYFPGQKDPDTDTISCDELSKDTTEEFMCYQNKAYEDEESSVNKSDDSSKDEKESKSDESQEKKPGDTDFTCYQNEGYEGTESAAAKDTDQKPEDQPENCDTLL, encoded by the exons ATGAATCAGCTCCCGTACATCGGCGGCTGCTTGCCGTTATTCATCATGGCGATAGTTTTCGACATCACGGGTCTGATCCTGCTTTTGTTCGGCATCTTCGGCGACGCGCGCAAGCGCGGTGTGTTTTACGGGGATTTTCTCATCCACAGCGGCGCGCTGATCCTGTTCGCCAGTCTGGGCTTCTGGTTGATGTGGTATATCGGGAATATCCGGGTGGCAGAGGAGAGCTTGGAGCGGAGATCCAGCGCGGCGCACAGCGTTAAAAATCTGGCGAGGAAACTGACGGAGAGACTCTCCAAAACACAGCAGCAGAACGACTCAG GTGGGAAACCGGCAGGTAAAGCCTCCACTCTTCGAAATGTAACGTTTGGTAAGTCCAGCTATTTCCCGGGACAGAAGGATCCAGACACGGATACAATCTCATGTGACGAACTATCCAAAGACACTACAGAAGAGTTCATGTGCtatcagaataaagcatatGAAGATGAGGAGTCGAGCGTGAACAAAAGCGACGATTCGTCTAAAGATGAGAAGGAATCTAAATCAGATGAATCTCAGGAGAAAAAGCCAGGCGATACCGACTTCACCTGTTATCAGAATGAAGGCTATGAAGGGACAGAATCAGCGGCGGCCAAAGACACCGATCAGAAACCTGAAGATCAACCTGAAAACTGTGACACTTTACTGTGA